Proteins from a single region of Flavobacterium sp. YJ01:
- a CDS encoding helix-turn-helix transcriptional regulator — protein sequence MAELTQEDNILKIKIAERIQSLRLKTGLSQTDFAEKNNIDRQLINRWESLKNKRGVTIYTIQKFCKMINITLQDFFDDETFN from the coding sequence ATGGCAGAATTAACCCAAGAGGATAATATATTAAAAATAAAAATTGCAGAAAGAATCCAATCTTTAAGACTAAAAACGGGGCTTTCGCAAACAGATTTTGCTGAAAAAAACAATATAGATAGACAGCTTATCAATAGATGGGAAAGTTTAAAGAATAAGAGAGGTGTAACTATATATACTATTCAAAAATTTTGTAAAATGATAAATATAACATTGCAAGATTTTTTTGACGATGAAACTTTTAATTAA